Below is a genomic region from Deinococcus koreensis.
AGTCGCCGCGAACGCCGCGCGCCACCAGCACCGGCACGGGCACGGTATACGGCCCCGAGGCGAACAGGGGCGCGATATCCGCCCGGTGTTCCGCCTGGATCCGGGCCTGCTGGGACGGCGTGAAGGTGGCCAGCGGCTGTCCCTCCAGCCCGGCCTCGATGTCGGCCCAGCGCGCCTGCGGGGAGGCCAGCGTGTAGGGCAGCGCGCTCAGGCTGACACGGATCTGAGCGAAGCCGGCGCTCTGCAGGAGTTCCTGCGCGGCCTCCGGGGTGGGGATACGGCCCAGGGGCGGGGAGCCCGGTGTGACGCCGTACTGGCCCAGCCGCTCCCGCCAGCGCCCTGGCAGGTCACCCATCAGGCCCGGCCCGAAGGACGAGAACACCACCTCGCCGCCCGGCCGCACCAGCCGCCGCCACTCGCGCAGCGCCGCGACCATGTCCGGCACGAAGAACAGGCCCGAGGCGCAGACCACGGCGCCGAAGGAGGCGTCCG
It encodes:
- a CDS encoding class I SAM-dependent methyltransferase produces the protein MDTLGERERHNQRQFDGLAASYDRMGFLALTAQFLAGAVKVQPGDAVLDVMTGTGHVALALAGAVGPSGRVVGADLSAGMLEVARAKAAGLEQLSFVQGDACSLPFADASFGAVVCASGLFFVPDMVAALREWRRLVRPGGEVVFSSFGPGLMGDLPGRWRERLGQYGVTPGSPPLGRIPTPEAAQELLQSAGFAQIRVSLSALPYTLASPQARWADIEAGLEGQPLATFTPSQQARIQAEHRADIAPLFASGPYTVPVPVLVARGVRGD